From Streptomyces chrestomyceticus JCM 4735, one genomic window encodes:
- a CDS encoding PP2C family protein-serine/threonine phosphatase — protein MPSHLFADRPAAQPPERDVVEALITQARRLRGGLDAVRRETSAAGDEPDDPQSRWQRALCDLAVHHLDDLGGHLDQLREGLPADPGTAPDTADAADGDRLPVAPPEPAGHPRGSLLSRVGSAEWNLLTDEVSWSEELFGIFGRDPAEGPLTLDELPSLVFCEDQQLLTTMVTDCLVDGRPIDDEFRIVRGDQSVRTVHMVGEPVLEADGSTACMWAVLRDVSELRRSQRAVRETRDSLQRQRHMARTEHRLAVELQEAVLPPWRGSLRFPQGGPVALDLAARYLPSGTSALIGGDWYDALQLPDGRTLLSVGDLTGHGATATSGMAMVLGALRGMAVSGQEPGPLMGYLNQLLDTSAQPALGSAVCCRFDPASRQLVWAQAGHPAPLLFRDGTGSPLSPPEGVLLGATTGAAYTQRCEQLEPGDLLVLHTDGLVPRRAHGALAPHEGAARLLSLAPRFAAARNAQDCVRVIAEEFGSAEREDDACVLIARVSG, from the coding sequence ATGCCGTCCCATCTGTTCGCGGACCGACCAGCCGCCCAGCCGCCCGAGCGCGACGTGGTCGAGGCCCTGATCACCCAGGCACGCCGGTTGCGGGGCGGCCTGGACGCCGTACGCCGGGAGACCTCGGCGGCCGGTGACGAGCCCGACGACCCCCAGTCGCGCTGGCAGCGGGCGCTGTGCGACCTCGCCGTCCACCACCTCGACGATCTCGGCGGACACCTGGACCAGCTCCGGGAGGGCCTGCCCGCCGACCCCGGGACGGCCCCGGACACGGCGGACGCGGCGGACGGTGACCGGCTGCCGGTGGCGCCGCCCGAGCCCGCGGGGCATCCGCGCGGCTCACTGCTCAGCCGGGTCGGCAGCGCCGAGTGGAACCTCCTCACCGACGAGGTGAGCTGGTCCGAGGAACTGTTCGGGATCTTCGGCCGGGACCCGGCCGAAGGGCCCCTGACCCTGGACGAGCTGCCGTCCCTGGTCTTCTGCGAGGACCAGCAGCTACTGACCACGATGGTCACCGACTGCCTGGTGGACGGCCGCCCGATCGACGACGAGTTCCGCATCGTACGCGGCGACCAGAGCGTCCGTACGGTGCACATGGTGGGCGAGCCGGTGCTCGAAGCCGACGGCAGTACGGCGTGCATGTGGGCCGTGCTGCGCGACGTCAGCGAGCTGCGTCGCAGCCAACGGGCGGTGCGCGAGACCCGTGACTCGCTGCAGCGTCAACGGCACATGGCGCGGACCGAGCACCGGCTTGCGGTCGAACTGCAGGAAGCCGTGCTGCCGCCGTGGCGCGGCTCCCTGCGGTTCCCGCAGGGCGGGCCCGTCGCACTCGACCTCGCCGCCCGCTACCTCCCTTCCGGCACCAGCGCCCTCATCGGCGGCGACTGGTACGACGCGCTCCAGTTGCCGGACGGCCGGACCCTGCTGAGCGTCGGCGACCTGACCGGCCACGGCGCCACCGCCACGTCCGGCATGGCCATGGTGCTCGGCGCGCTGCGCGGCATGGCGGTGTCCGGTCAGGAACCCGGCCCGCTGATGGGCTATCTGAACCAGTTGCTGGACACCTCCGCACAGCCCGCCCTCGGCAGCGCGGTCTGCTGCCGCTTCGACCCCGCCTCCCGTCAGCTCGTCTGGGCCCAGGCCGGCCACCCCGCCCCACTGCTGTTCCGCGACGGCACGGGCAGCCCGCTGAGCCCCCCGGAGGGCGTCCTGCTCGGCGCCACCACCGGAGCCGCCTACACGCAGCGGTGCGAGCAACTGGAGCCCGGCGACCTTCTGGTGCTGCACACGGACGGCTTGGTGCCGCGCCGGGCGCACGGCGCGCTCGCGCCCCACGAGGGTGCCGCGCGCCTCCTGTCGCTGGCACCGCGGTTCGCCGCGGCGCGCAACGCGCAGGACTGTGTCCGCGTCATCGCCGAGGAGTTCGGCAGTGCCGAGCGCGAGGACGACGCGTGTGTGCTGATCGCCAGGGTGAGCGGGTAG